In the genome of Pelagibacterium nitratireducens, one region contains:
- a CDS encoding mandelate racemase/muconate lactonizing enzyme family protein encodes MKITAVETLRLGQFGNVVWILIKTDENITGLGETFLGAAAVEAYIHETVAPKLVGRDPLQIEAINRDLIGYLGWRGAGVETRGNSAIDIALWDIFGKALGVPVSVALGGKSRDTIRTYNTCAGYSYIRDNRAQSVDNWGLDAMPIGPYEDLDAFLNRADELALSLLDEGITAMKIWPFDIAAERTHGLDISAAELKTALEPFEKIRKAVGDRMDIMVEFHSLWRLPAAQRIARALKPYDTYWHEDPVRMDSLDTLKAYAPHTDAMICASETLAYPHAFRDYLATGVAGVAMLDLSWCGGLSEARKIAGMAEAQQIPVAPHDCTGPVVFMASCQFSLHARNALIQESVRALYTGWYTEVVDALPIVGDGQITLPDTPGLGIELLPELFTRPDAIHRRSNAEGEL; translated from the coding sequence ATGAAGATCACAGCCGTCGAAACCCTGCGCCTTGGACAGTTCGGCAATGTCGTCTGGATTCTGATCAAGACCGATGAGAACATCACGGGTCTTGGAGAAACCTTCCTCGGCGCCGCAGCGGTCGAAGCCTATATTCACGAAACCGTCGCCCCCAAACTGGTCGGCCGCGATCCGCTGCAGATCGAAGCGATCAACCGGGATCTCATCGGCTATCTGGGCTGGCGCGGGGCCGGGGTCGAAACCCGCGGCAATTCGGCCATCGACATCGCGCTGTGGGACATTTTCGGCAAGGCGCTCGGCGTCCCCGTTTCGGTCGCGCTTGGTGGCAAGTCCCGCGATACGATCCGCACCTACAATACCTGCGCCGGCTATTCCTATATCCGCGACAACCGCGCCCAGTCGGTCGACAATTGGGGCCTTGATGCCATGCCCATCGGCCCCTACGAAGACCTCGACGCCTTTTTGAACCGCGCCGACGAGCTCGCGCTCTCCCTTCTCGATGAAGGGATCACAGCCATGAAGATCTGGCCCTTCGATATCGCCGCCGAGCGCACCCATGGTCTCGACATCTCGGCCGCTGAGCTCAAGACCGCGCTCGAACCTTTTGAAAAGATCAGGAAGGCCGTCGGCGACAGGATGGACATCATGGTCGAGTTCCATTCCCTTTGGCGCCTGCCCGCCGCCCAGCGCATCGCGCGCGCTTTAAAGCCCTACGATACCTATTGGCACGAAGATCCCGTGCGCATGGACAGCCTCGATACCCTCAAGGCCTACGCCCCCCACACCGATGCCATGATCTGCGCCTCCGAGACACTGGCCTATCCCCACGCCTTCCGCGATTATCTCGCCACCGGCGTCGCGGGGGTCGCCATGCTCGATCTCTCCTGGTGTGGCGGGCTGTCCGAAGCAAGAAAGATCGCCGGCATGGCCGAAGCCCAACAAATCCCCGTCGCGCCGCACGATTGCACCGGGCCAGTGGTCTTCATGGCCTCCTGCCAGTTTTCGCTCCACGCCCGCAACGCCTTGATCCAGGAATCGGTGCGCGCCCTTTATACCGGCTGGTACACCGAAGTCGTCGATGCCCTCCCGATCGTTGGCGACGGCCAGATCACCCTGCCCGATACCCCGGGGTTGGGCATCGAACTCCTCCCCGAACTCTTTACCCGCCCCGATGCCATCCATCGGCGCTCCAATGCCGAGGGAGAACTCTAG
- a CDS encoding SDR family oxidoreductase — MKIAIVTGGGTGVGKAIAKALYADGFALALFGRRLDVLEATAGEIDAGGERVLAVSVDIGDQAAVEAAFKTVIGRWGRLDLLVNNAGMNAPSVALEDVTAAQWNQIVGANLSGAFFCTQFAFRQFKAQSPQGGRIINNGSISATTPRPQSAPYAATKHAISGLTKASALDGRAFNIAVGQIDIGNASTDMTTRMSSGVLQADGSMAIEPTIDAGHVAGAVSYMAALPLEANTLTMTVMATQMPFVGRG, encoded by the coding sequence ATGAAAATTGCAATCGTGACCGGCGGCGGCACCGGGGTGGGCAAGGCCATTGCCAAGGCGCTTTATGCCGACGGGTTTGCGTTGGCGCTGTTCGGGCGGCGGCTGGACGTGCTCGAGGCGACGGCCGGCGAGATCGACGCTGGCGGCGAACGGGTGCTGGCGGTTTCGGTCGATATCGGGGATCAGGCAGCGGTCGAGGCCGCGTTCAAAACGGTGATCGGGCGCTGGGGCCGTCTTGATCTTCTGGTCAACAATGCCGGGATGAATGCGCCTTCGGTGGCGCTCGAAGATGTTACGGCGGCCCAGTGGAACCAGATTGTAGGGGCGAATTTGTCGGGCGCGTTTTTCTGCACGCAGTTCGCGTTCCGCCAGTTCAAGGCGCAGAGCCCACAGGGCGGGCGGATCATCAACAACGGGTCGATTTCGGCTACGACACCGCGACCGCAATCGGCGCCCTATGCGGCGACCAAGCACGCTATTTCGGGGCTGACAAAGGCTTCGGCGCTCGATGGGCGGGCGTTTAACATTGCGGTGGGGCAGATCGATATCGGCAATGCGTCAACGGACATGACAACGCGAATGTCGTCTGGCGTTCTGCAGGCCGACGGGTCGATGGCAATCGAGCCGACCATCGATGCGGGGCATGTCGCCGGCGCGGTCAGCTATATGGCGGCGCTGCCGCTGGAGGCCAACACCTTGACGATGACCGTGATGGCGACACAGATGCCGTTTGTCGGCAGGGGCTAG
- a CDS encoding DMT family transporter, with the protein MSSVKATPVPMSPARMGVLIMLLAMFLFSLNDAMGKWLVATYSVGQVLLLRSAVALVILLPFLWKSGLKPILSAERPKLQFARVVFSTAEVFCFYWAVYFLPLADVMTYWLAAPIYVAAMSPFLLKEKVGPIRWAAIGLGFVGVLVALTPSGEINPLAILVSVVGTLAFALMVITGRTLRGTPDKTLVFFQITGALIAGLILTPFGWVTPTVPDFLLLGTLGVVAMLAHICVNRAVKLADAAAVAPLQYTLLPWAIILGYLFFGDLPRPLTLVGAAIIITSSFIIYLREQRTRRTSPAPAVSGTGETL; encoded by the coding sequence ATGAGCAGCGTCAAGGCAACACCGGTCCCGATGTCCCCCGCCCGCATGGGCGTGCTCATCATGCTGTTGGCCATGTTCCTGTTTTCACTCAACGATGCCATGGGCAAATGGCTGGTCGCCACCTATTCGGTCGGCCAGGTGCTCTTGCTGCGCTCCGCCGTCGCCCTGGTTATCCTGTTGCCATTCCTCTGGAAATCGGGCCTTAAACCCATTCTCTCCGCCGAGCGGCCGAAGCTTCAGTTCGCCCGCGTGGTGTTTTCCACCGCCGAAGTGTTCTGCTTTTACTGGGCCGTCTATTTCCTGCCGCTGGCCGATGTGATGACCTATTGGCTCGCCGCCCCCATCTATGTAGCCGCCATGTCGCCGTTCCTTTTGAAGGAAAAGGTCGGCCCCATCCGCTGGGCCGCCATCGGCCTTGGCTTTGTCGGCGTGCTCGTCGCCCTTACCCCCTCGGGGGAAATCAATCCCCTCGCCATCCTCGTTTCGGTCGTCGGCACTCTGGCCTTTGCCTTGATGGTCATCACCGGTCGCACCCTGCGCGGCACGCCCGACAAGACGCTTGTTTTCTTCCAGATCACCGGCGCCCTCATCGCCGGTCTGATCCTCACCCCATTCGGCTGGGTTACCCCCACCGTGCCCGATTTCCTGCTGCTCGGCACGCTCGGCGTGGTCGCCATGCTCGCCCATATCTGCGTCAACCGCGCCGTCAAACTCGCCGATGCCGCCGCCGTTGCCCCGCTACAATATACGCTCCTGCCCTGGGCGATCATTCTGGGCTATCTCTTCTTTGGCGACCTGCCGCGCCCCCTCACGCTGGTCGGCGCCGCCATCATCATCACCTCGAGCTTCATCATCTACCTCCGCGAACAACGGACGCGGCGCACCTCCCCCGCGCCAGCCGTCAGCGGAACAGGAGAAACCCTATGA
- a CDS encoding fumarylacetoacetate hydrolase family protein — protein sequence MSVFDEGIFLGRVRLDGGGHPRIVTVRDGKVVDITAKAAPTVRDICEMDDPAGYVRSAQGNVVADLDAVLEGQADGVTLLSPVDLQAIKASGVTFVVSLLERVIEEQAKGDAGRADQLRGEMLALIGEDLSQLVPGSDAAMAVKAKLIEKGVWSQYLEVGIGPDAEIFTKCQPMASVGHGASVGLHPISTWNNPEPEVALIVSSTGEILGATLGNDVNLRDVEGRSALLLGKAKDNNASAALGPFIRLFDGDFSLDDVKQMEIALEVVGEDGFRLSGHSSMSQISRTPESLVAAALGTHHQYPDGLALYLGTMFAPVQDRDGEGKGFTHKRGDVVTISTPALGALVNTVGLCTECAPWTYGPRALMGDLARAGLL from the coding sequence ATGAGCGTTTTTGATGAGGGCATTTTTCTGGGTCGAGTGCGGCTGGATGGCGGTGGGCATCCGCGCATTGTGACGGTGCGGGACGGCAAGGTCGTCGACATCACCGCCAAGGCCGCGCCGACCGTGCGCGATATCTGCGAGATGGACGATCCGGCAGGTTATGTGAGGAGCGCGCAGGGCAATGTGGTCGCCGATCTTGACGCAGTGCTGGAAGGCCAGGCGGATGGCGTAACGCTGCTTTCGCCGGTCGATCTGCAGGCGATCAAGGCGTCGGGGGTCACGTTTGTGGTGAGCCTGCTCGAGCGGGTGATCGAGGAACAGGCCAAGGGCGATGCGGGGCGCGCCGACCAGTTGCGCGGGGAAATGCTCGCGCTGATCGGGGAGGATCTGTCGCAACTGGTGCCGGGCTCGGACGCGGCGATGGCGGTCAAGGCCAAGCTGATCGAAAAGGGCGTGTGGAGCCAGTATCTCGAAGTGGGGATCGGGCCGGACGCGGAAATCTTTACCAAATGCCAGCCGATGGCCAGCGTCGGGCATGGAGCCAGTGTGGGGCTGCATCCGATCTCGACCTGGAACAATCCCGAGCCCGAAGTGGCGCTGATCGTCTCGTCGACGGGCGAAATCCTCGGAGCGACGCTGGGCAATGACGTCAATCTGCGCGACGTTGAAGGCCGTTCGGCGCTGCTGCTGGGCAAGGCCAAGGACAATAACGCGTCGGCGGCTTTGGGGCCGTTCATCCGATTGTTCGATGGGGATTTCTCACTGGACGACGTCAAGCAGATGGAGATTGCGCTCGAGGTCGTGGGCGAAGACGGCTTCAGGCTCAGCGGACATTCGTCGATGAGCCAGATTTCGCGGACGCCGGAATCGCTTGTGGCCGCCGCGTTGGGGACCCATCACCAATATCCCGACGGGCTCGCGCTTTATCTGGGGACGATGTTTGCGCCGGTGCAGGACCGTGACGGGGAGGGCAAGGGCTTTACCCACAAGCGGGGCGATGTGGTGACGATTTCGACGCCGGCGCTGGGGGCGCTGGTCAATACCGTTGGTTTGTGCACCGAATGTGCGCCCTGGACCTATGGGCCAAGGGCATTGATGGGCGATCTGGCCAGGGCGGGATTGCTTTAG
- the denD gene encoding D-erythronate dehydrogenase, giving the protein MNIVIIGAAGMVGRKLTDALVASGTLVGKQIDGLTLVDVVEPAMPQAAGMTIRTRAVDIADAGVAATLIAERPDVIFHLAAIVSGEAELDFEKGYAINLDGTRYLFEAIRQAGQSAPYCPRFVFTSSIAVFGAPFPDKIGDEFFQTPRTSYGTQKAIGELLLADYSRRGFLDGVGIRLPTICIRPGKPNKAASGFFSSILREPLVGLEAVLPVSEDARHWHASPRAAVGFLIHAAHMDTASLGARRSLNMPGLSATVGEQIEALRRVAGDKAVALIRREPDAMTTEMVEGWAKDFYASRALSLGFRAESSFDEIIAIHIEDELGGELPK; this is encoded by the coding sequence ATGAATATCGTGATTATCGGGGCCGCCGGCATGGTCGGCCGCAAGCTTACCGATGCGCTTGTCGCATCGGGCACATTGGTGGGCAAGCAGATCGATGGGCTCACGCTGGTCGATGTGGTCGAGCCCGCAATGCCGCAGGCGGCGGGGATGACCATCAGGACGCGGGCGGTCGACATTGCCGATGCGGGCGTGGCGGCGACGCTGATTGCCGAGCGGCCCGATGTGATCTTTCACCTGGCGGCCATTGTTTCAGGTGAAGCTGAACTCGATTTCGAAAAGGGCTACGCGATCAATCTCGACGGAACGCGGTATCTGTTCGAGGCGATCCGGCAGGCGGGACAGAGCGCGCCCTATTGCCCGCGCTTTGTCTTTACCTCCTCGATTGCGGTGTTCGGCGCGCCGTTTCCCGACAAGATCGGGGACGAATTTTTCCAGACGCCTCGTACCAGCTACGGGACGCAGAAGGCGATCGGGGAACTGCTGCTGGCGGACTATTCGCGGCGCGGCTTTCTCGACGGGGTGGGCATTCGCCTGCCGACCATCTGCATCCGTCCAGGCAAGCCCAACAAGGCAGCCTCGGGGTTCTTTTCCTCGATCCTGCGCGAACCACTGGTGGGGCTGGAGGCCGTATTGCCGGTCAGCGAGGACGCCAGGCACTGGCACGCCAGCCCGCGGGCAGCCGTGGGATTCCTGATCCATGCGGCACATATGGATACGGCCAGCCTCGGGGCGCGGCGGAGTCTGAACATGCCGGGGCTTTCGGCGACAGTGGGCGAACAGATCGAGGCGCTGCGGCGCGTGGCCGGGGACAAGGCGGTGGCCTTGATCCGGCGCGAGCCCGATGCCATGACCACCGAGATGGTCGAGGGCTGGGCCAAGGATTTCTACGCCTCGCGGGCGCTCTCGCTGGGGTTTAGGGCCGAATCCTCGTTCGACGAGATCATTGCGATCCATATCGAGGATGAACTGGGCGGGGAGTTGCCGAAATGA
- a CDS encoding LacI family DNA-binding transcriptional regulator, producing MGKKDNIYRAVTLKDVAAAADVSVITASRALRTPEIVSDKVRERIHAAVDALGYAPNQAARALASATTSTIGVLIPSVTNLVFSDVMRGIYDAVEGTPYQVQLGNTRYTNRKEEELLKVFAAQRPVGLIVSGIDQSQAARALLDSFGCPVVQIMDIGPDPIDMMIGFDHREGGRAAVRHLIENGYRRIGFIGARMDPRAQRRLDGYSEVLHAEGLYDERLILTSPQASSVTRGSEMFADFLGMAPDADAVFCNNDDMALGALFECQRRHIRVPGQFGIMGYNDLDYTAASNPTISSIRTLRYDMGYRAIEMIIAASKGERPEPAVVDVGYELKARQSTDRK from the coding sequence GTGGGAAAAAAAGATAATATATACAGGGCGGTAACGCTAAAGGACGTTGCCGCCGCCGCGGATGTCAGCGTTATCACCGCATCGCGCGCGCTGCGCACGCCCGAGATCGTTTCCGACAAGGTTCGCGAGCGCATTCATGCGGCCGTGGATGCGCTGGGCTATGCGCCCAATCAGGCGGCAAGAGCGCTTGCATCGGCGACCACATCGACAATCGGGGTGCTGATTCCCTCGGTGACCAATCTGGTGTTTTCCGATGTCATGCGCGGGATCTACGATGCCGTCGAAGGCACGCCCTATCAGGTGCAGTTGGGCAATACGCGCTACACCAACCGCAAGGAAGAAGAATTGCTCAAGGTGTTTGCGGCGCAGCGACCGGTCGGACTGATCGTTTCGGGGATCGACCAGTCCCAAGCTGCGCGGGCGCTGCTGGACAGTTTTGGCTGCCCGGTGGTCCAGATCATGGATATCGGGCCCGATCCCATCGACATGATGATCGGGTTCGATCATCGCGAGGGCGGACGGGCGGCGGTGCGGCACCTGATCGAAAACGGCTATCGTCGAATCGGGTTTATCGGTGCGCGCATGGACCCGCGGGCGCAAAGACGGCTCGACGGCTATAGCGAAGTGCTCCATGCCGAGGGCCTTTATGACGAGCGGCTGATCCTGACCTCGCCGCAGGCGTCCTCGGTGACGCGCGGGAGCGAGATGTTTGCCGATTTTCTCGGGATGGCGCCCGATGCGGACGCCGTGTTCTGCAACAATGACGACATGGCGCTGGGCGCGCTGTTCGAGTGCCAGAGGCGCCATATCCGCGTGCCCGGCCAGTTCGGAATCATGGGGTATAACGATCTCGATTATACAGCCGCCAGCAATCCCACCATCTCGTCGATCCGCACGCTGCGCTACGACATGGGGTATCGGGCCATCGAAATGATCATCGCCGCCTCCAAGGGCGAGCGGCCCGAGCCGGCTGTTGTCGATGTGGGATATGAGCTCAAGGCCCGTCAGAGCACGGATCGCAAATAG
- a CDS encoding TRAP transporter small permease gives MTRAIETIVRLVEFVLAALLFGMVIMVATNVVLRYGFNSGLTFSEEMSRYFFVWLTFIGAVLAFKDHGHIGVETLVRRFNRTGRLICMAISNALIIFAAGVFFYGTWMQHPINASMTAAVINMSMIWVYGIGYFTSLGIGLIALYRLFEIVTGRVSDTEIARFAGEYEENKVVERAI, from the coding sequence ATGACTAGGGCCATCGAAACCATCGTCAGGCTGGTCGAGTTCGTGCTGGCCGCGCTCCTGTTCGGCATGGTCATCATGGTCGCGACCAATGTGGTGCTCCGCTACGGATTTAACAGCGGGCTGACCTTTTCCGAAGAGATGAGCCGGTACTTTTTCGTCTGGCTCACCTTCATCGGCGCGGTTCTCGCCTTCAAGGATCACGGTCATATCGGGGTGGAAACCCTGGTCCGGCGCTTCAACCGCACCGGCCGGCTCATTTGCATGGCGATAAGCAACGCCCTGATCATCTTTGCAGCGGGCGTCTTTTTCTACGGCACATGGATGCAGCACCCGATCAACGCATCGATGACCGCAGCGGTCATCAACATGTCGATGATCTGGGTCTATGGCATCGGCTACTTCACCTCCCTGGGCATCGGGCTCATTGCCCTTTATCGCCTCTTCGAAATCGTGACGGGCCGCGTGTCCGACACCGAGATCGCGCGTTTCGCCGGCGAGTATGAGGAAAATAAAGTCGTGGAGCGCGCCATATGA
- a CDS encoding IlvD/Edd family dehydratase: protein MKKLRSRAWFDNPENPDMTALYLERYMNYGITREELQSGKPIIGIAQTGSDLSPCNRHHMVLAQRVREGIREAGGIAFEFPVHPIQETGKRPTAGLDRNLSYLGLVEVLYGYPLDGVVLTIGCDKTTPAMLMGAATVDIPAIALSVGPMLNGWFKGERTGSGTIIWKARQMMAAGEIGYEEFIELVASSAPSVGYCNTMGTATTMNSLAEALGMQLPGSAAIPAPHKDRAAIAWRTGKRIVDMVHEDLKPSDILTRENFLNAIAVNSAIGGSTNAPVHINAIARHIGVDLSIRDWQTHGHHIPLLVNLQPAGEYLGEDFHRAGGVPAVVNELMKKGLIYENAPTANGQTIGENCRATPILDPDVIRPFDTPLTEDAGFIVLSGNLFDNAIMKTSVISPEFRQRYLSNPDDPEAFEGKAVVFDGPEDYHHRIDDPALEIDEFTLLFMRGAGPIGYPGAAEVVNMRPPSYLIKRGIHALPCIGDGRQSGTSGSPSILNASPEAAAGGGLALVRTGDRVRIDLKLGIADMLVSDEELARRRAELDAKGGYPFPDHQTPWQEIQRGLVDQLGDGAVLKPAVNYQRIAHAKGLPRDNH from the coding sequence ATGAAAAAACTTCGCTCCCGCGCCTGGTTCGACAACCCCGAAAACCCCGACATGACCGCGCTCTATCTCGAACGCTACATGAATTACGGGATCACCCGCGAAGAACTTCAATCCGGCAAACCCATCATCGGCATCGCCCAGACCGGATCGGACCTCTCTCCCTGCAACCGCCACCACATGGTCCTCGCCCAGCGCGTGCGCGAAGGCATCCGCGAGGCCGGCGGCATCGCATTCGAATTCCCGGTCCACCCCATTCAGGAAACCGGCAAGCGCCCCACCGCAGGCCTTGACCGCAACCTCTCATACCTCGGCCTCGTCGAAGTGCTCTATGGCTACCCACTCGATGGCGTGGTCCTCACCATCGGCTGCGACAAGACCACCCCCGCCATGCTCATGGGTGCCGCCACTGTCGATATCCCGGCCATCGCACTCTCGGTCGGCCCCATGCTCAACGGCTGGTTCAAGGGTGAACGCACCGGCTCGGGCACCATCATCTGGAAGGCCCGCCAGATGATGGCCGCCGGCGAAATCGGCTATGAGGAATTTATCGAGCTTGTCGCCTCCTCGGCCCCCTCGGTAGGCTATTGCAACACCATGGGCACAGCCACCACCATGAATTCGCTTGCCGAAGCACTCGGCATGCAACTGCCCGGCTCTGCCGCCATCCCCGCTCCACACAAGGATCGCGCCGCGATCGCCTGGCGCACCGGCAAGCGTATCGTCGATATGGTCCATGAGGATCTCAAACCCTCCGACATCCTCACCCGCGAGAACTTTCTAAACGCCATCGCCGTCAATTCGGCCATCGGCGGCTCGACCAATGCGCCGGTCCACATCAATGCCATCGCCCGCCATATCGGCGTGGACCTCTCGATCAGGGACTGGCAGACCCACGGCCACCACATCCCCCTGCTGGTCAATCTCCAGCCGGCCGGCGAATATCTGGGCGAGGATTTCCACCGCGCCGGCGGTGTCCCCGCTGTCGTCAACGAGCTGATGAAAAAGGGTCTGATCTACGAGAACGCCCCCACCGCCAACGGCCAGACCATCGGCGAGAACTGCCGCGCCACCCCCATCCTCGATCCTGACGTCATTCGCCCCTTCGACACACCTCTGACCGAGGATGCCGGATTTATCGTCCTTTCGGGCAATCTGTTCGATAACGCCATAATGAAGACCTCGGTCATCTCGCCCGAATTCCGCCAGCGCTATCTCTCCAATCCCGATGATCCCGAAGCCTTCGAGGGCAAGGCCGTCGTCTTTGATGGCCCCGAGGATTATCACCACCGCATCGACGACCCGGCCCTCGAAATCGACGAGTTTACCCTGTTGTTCATGCGCGGCGCCGGCCCCATCGGCTATCCGGGCGCCGCCGAAGTGGTCAATATGCGCCCGCCCTCCTATCTCATCAAACGCGGCATCCATGCCCTGCCCTGCATCGGCGATGGCCGCCAGTCGGGCACTTCGGGCTCCCCCTCGATCCTCAACGCTTCCCCCGAAGCCGCCGCTGGCGGCGGTCTGGCCCTGGTCCGGACCGGAGACCGCGTGCGCATCGATCTCAAATTGGGCATCGCCGACATGCTGGTCAGCGATGAGGAACTGGCCCGCCGCCGCGCCGAGCTCGACGCAAAGGGCGGATACCCCTTCCCCGATCATCAGACCCCCTGGCAGGAAATCCAGCGCGGGTTGGTCGATCAACTCGGTGACGGTGCCGTCCTCAAACCCGCCGTCAACTACCAGCGCATCGCCCATGCCAAAGGCCTGCCCAGAGACAATCACTAG
- a CDS encoding TRAP transporter large permease subunit, with amino-acid sequence MIILVFLGSLFSTLAIGLPVAFALLTTGIVLMTFMGMFNPQIIAQQMITGANTFTLLAIPFFLLAGELMNAGGLSRRIVHFAVTCVGHIRGGLGFVAVMAAVIMASMSGSAAADSAALAAILVPMMRDAGYNVPRAAGLMAAGGIVAPVIPPSLAYIIFGVAANVSITGLFLGGIVPGLMMAVSLALMWGFVARKEKVETLPKSSGSERFKAAGAAVWALFMPVIILAGIRFGIFTPTEAAVVAAVYALFVGGVVYRELTWASLYRVFVNAAKTTSIVMFLVAAALVTSWLITSANIPNQLIGLVEPFIDNPRLLMFCIVLLLLVVGMVLDLAPTILIFGPVLMPMIRAAEIDPIYFGIIFVMSTCISLITPPVGVVLNVVSGVSRVPMGKVVYGVLPFILSQIIVLALLVMFPEIVLTPLNWLR; translated from the coding sequence ATGATCATCCTGGTCTTCCTGGGATCGCTGTTTTCGACCTTGGCCATCGGGCTTCCGGTCGCCTTTGCGCTTCTGACCACCGGCATCGTGCTCATGACCTTCATGGGCATGTTCAACCCCCAGATCATCGCCCAGCAGATGATCACCGGCGCCAACACCTTCACCCTTCTGGCCATCCCGTTTTTCCTTCTGGCCGGCGAGTTGATGAATGCGGGCGGGCTTTCGCGCCGCATCGTCCATTTCGCCGTCACCTGCGTGGGTCACATTCGGGGCGGGCTGGGCTTTGTCGCCGTGATGGCCGCGGTCATCATGGCGTCGATGTCGGGTTCGGCTGCCGCCGATTCCGCCGCGCTTGCCGCCATCCTCGTGCCCATGATGCGCGATGCAGGCTATAACGTGCCGCGCGCTGCCGGCCTTATGGCCGCAGGCGGCATCGTTGCCCCGGTCATTCCCCCCTCGCTCGCCTACATCATCTTCGGCGTTGCCGCCAACGTCTCCATCACCGGCCTGTTCCTGGGCGGCATCGTGCCGGGCCTGATGATGGCCGTCTCGCTGGCGCTGATGTGGGGCTTCGTCGCCCGCAAGGAAAAGGTCGAGACCCTGCCCAAAAGCTCGGGCAGCGAACGCTTCAAGGCCGCAGGCGCTGCCGTCTGGGCCCTGTTCATGCCCGTCATTATCCTGGCCGGCATAAGGTTCGGCATCTTTACACCCACCGAGGCTGCAGTGGTTGCTGCCGTCTATGCCCTGTTCGTGGGCGGCGTCGTCTATCGCGAACTCACTTGGGCCAGCCTTTACCGTGTGTTCGTCAACGCGGCAAAGACCACCTCCATCGTGATGTTCCTTGTTGCTGCGGCACTGGTTACGTCCTGGCTGATCACCTCGGCCAACATTCCAAACCAGCTCATCGGTCTGGTCGAACCCTTCATCGACAACCCCAGGCTCTTGATGTTCTGCATCGTGCTCCTGCTGCTTGTCGTTGGCATGGTCCTCGACCTGGCTCCGACCATCCTGATCTTCGGTCCCGTGCTCATGCCCATGATCCGGGCGGCAGAGATCGATCCCATCTATTTCGGCATCATCTTTGTGATGTCCACCTGCATCTCGCTGATCACCCCGCCGGTTGGCGTCGTGCTCAACGTGGTCAGCGGGGTCTCGCGCGTGCCCATGGGCAAGGTGGTGTATGGCGTTCTGCCATTCATCCTGTCCCAGATCATCGTGCTGGCCCTGCTCGTTATGTTCCCCGAGATCGTGCTCACGCCGCTCAATTGGCTGCGCTGA
- a CDS encoding TRAP transporter substrate-binding protein, protein MKTIVTTSLAAALAMSVALPAHAQFTDRTIRIANGIAEDHPVADGVDTFTQCVDETSGGAWTVNAFWSSALGDDLQSAQSLRSGTLEMVISSTSPLVAIEPALGVFDLPFLISSDEEADALLDGEFGQYISDMMPEVGLVNLSFWENGFRNLSNSVRPVQTLADFEGMRVRVMQNNIFLDTFQTLGTNATPMAFGEVFTALETGAIDAQENPYVTIDTSRFYEVQDYVSNTRHAYTPFMVLFSGPIFDTLSEQEQQMLFDCAAEGQTVQRESSRALSDESLQRIIDAGLEVNDISDEAMAEIREAVAGVYERSADSIGADVVERAQAELAAIRGE, encoded by the coding sequence ATGAAAACCATCGTCACAACCTCGCTGGCCGCAGCTCTGGCCATGAGCGTGGCTCTGCCCGCCCATGCCCAGTTCACCGACCGCACCATCCGCATCGCCAACGGCATTGCCGAAGATCACCCTGTCGCCGATGGCGTCGATACCTTCACCCAATGCGTCGATGAAACCTCGGGTGGCGCCTGGACGGTCAACGCCTTCTGGTCTTCGGCCCTGGGCGACGATCTGCAGTCGGCTCAGTCCCTGCGCTCGGGCACGCTCGAAATGGTCATTTCCTCGACCTCCCCGCTCGTTGCCATCGAGCCGGCCCTGGGTGTTTTCGACCTGCCCTTCCTGATCTCGAGCGATGAAGAAGCCGATGCGCTTCTCGACGGCGAGTTCGGCCAGTACATTTCCGACATGATGCCCGAAGTCGGCCTCGTGAATCTCTCCTTCTGGGAAAACGGCTTCCGCAACCTTTCCAACTCGGTGCGCCCGGTCCAAACGCTTGCCGATTTCGAGGGCATGCGCGTCCGCGTCATGCAGAACAACATCTTCCTCGACACCTTCCAGACCCTTGGCACCAATGCAACGCCAATGGCCTTCGGTGAAGTGTTCACGGCTCTGGAAACCGGTGCCATCGACGCCCAGGAAAACCCCTATGTGACGATCGACACCTCGCGCTTTTATGAAGTGCAGGATTATGTCTCCAACACCCGTCACGCCTATACCCCGTTCATGGTCCTGTTCTCGGGCCCGATCTTTGACACGCTGTCGGAACAAGAACAGCAGATGCTCTTCGATTGCGCCGCTGAAGGTCAGACCGTGCAGCGTGAATCGAGCCGTGCCCTGTCCGATGAATCGCTGCAGCGCATTATCGATGCCGGTCTCGAAGTCAACGACATCTCGGACGAAGCCATGGCCGAAATCCGCGAAGCCGTTGCCGGCGTTTACGAGCGCAGCGCCGATTCCATCGGTGCCGACGTTGTCGAACGCGCCCAGGCCGAGCTCGCCGCCATCCGCGGCGAATAA